A genome region from Glutamicibacter arilaitensis Re117 includes the following:
- a CDS encoding HpcH/HpaI aldolase/citrate lyase family protein, with product MASFLMGPSLLFCPADRPERYAKAAQRADAVIIDLEDAVAAGSKEAARRALLDTPLDPARVIVRVNPVDSEHFAKDLEALGQTAYRTVMLPKCESAAQPAALAGYDVLALCETAKGITNASDIAGAQNVVALMWGAEDLIASLGGTSSRGQDGSYREVARFARSQVLLNAVANGKAAVDSVYLDIPDLEGLGEESRDAKASGFAAKASIHPNQMPVIREAFAPTEAERERARRILEAAEANPGVFAFEGQMVDEPLLRQARATLGK from the coding sequence ATGGCTAGCTTCCTGATGGGTCCTTCCCTGCTGTTCTGCCCGGCCGACCGGCCCGAGCGCTATGCCAAGGCGGCGCAGCGTGCCGATGCGGTCATCATCGATCTGGAAGACGCGGTGGCTGCCGGGAGCAAGGAAGCCGCCCGCCGCGCCTTACTGGATACGCCGCTGGATCCCGCGCGGGTCATCGTGCGCGTGAACCCGGTCGATAGCGAGCACTTCGCCAAGGACCTGGAAGCGCTGGGGCAGACGGCCTATCGCACCGTGATGCTGCCCAAGTGCGAGTCGGCGGCGCAGCCGGCTGCGCTGGCAGGCTACGACGTCCTGGCGCTGTGCGAAACCGCCAAGGGCATCACCAATGCCTCGGACATTGCCGGGGCGCAGAATGTTGTCGCGCTGATGTGGGGCGCCGAGGATTTGATCGCCTCGCTCGGCGGCACATCCTCGCGCGGCCAGGATGGCAGCTACCGCGAGGTGGCACGGTTCGCGCGGTCGCAGGTGCTGCTGAATGCGGTGGCCAACGGCAAGGCCGCAGTTGATTCCGTGTACCTCGATATCCCTGATCTGGAAGGCCTGGGCGAAGAGTCCCGCGATGCCAAGGCATCGGGATTCGCCGCGAAGGCGTCAATTCACCCGAACCAGATGCCGGTCATTCGCGAGGCGTTCGCACCGACCGAAGCAGAACGGGAACGCGCACGGCGGATCCTTGAAGCCGCAGAGGCAAATCCGGGAGTTTTCGCTTTCGAGGGGCAGATGGTCGATGAGCCGCTGCTGCGCCAGGCCCGGGCCACCTTGGGCAAATAA
- a CDS encoding IS481-like element ISAar22 family transposase yields the protein MSNSLSASIRRQIIEFDPGLPDSLSISQFCKELGISRPSYYKVKERFVAEGNKALNPHSRAPKTDRRIYSDQTKTTVLRIRKRLAKDGWDNGPLSIWFESLDTQEFGELRPSVATIGRILAEAGATKRNPRKRPRKSWLRFARSHPMEMWQIDGLEYRLFDQDATKAMIYQLIDDGSRFDVGTRCFEQMENAQDAMETLKAAFAEYGVPQQLLSDNGGAFNLSRQGLVNQTEIFLASVGCEAITGRFSHPQTQGKNERSHNTLTRFLDAHAPHNLAELSTLLEQYRNHYNHRRRHQALKVGHTYLTPAQAWEAGDHRGSDGVAIDIARIQAKAQSYLDKALAVKADLVPEGVVDDGLQVLGRTKVENYTGSPSVLTDQRDDVIQIRRTNPQIYFRGRVFKVPAHLIGEYQLVLSKDAYTLYSTVDGEQSLSFPLPVRLHSSARLVPLWQVYGARIRDPKPAWTQKRIEYEDIYYSSDVAVS from the coding sequence GTGTCAAATTCATTATCGGCGTCGATACGCCGCCAAATCATCGAGTTCGATCCGGGCCTGCCAGACTCCTTGAGTATCTCGCAGTTCTGCAAGGAACTGGGAATCAGCAGACCCTCCTACTACAAAGTCAAAGAGCGATTCGTTGCCGAAGGGAACAAAGCACTCAACCCGCACTCCAGAGCCCCGAAAACAGACCGGCGCATCTACAGCGACCAAACCAAAACCACGGTCCTACGCATCCGCAAGCGACTGGCCAAGGACGGGTGGGACAACGGGCCCTTATCTATCTGGTTCGAAAGCCTTGATACTCAGGAGTTCGGTGAGCTACGCCCCTCGGTGGCCACGATCGGCAGGATCCTTGCCGAGGCCGGAGCTACCAAGCGAAACCCGCGCAAACGCCCCCGTAAATCATGGCTGCGCTTCGCCCGTTCGCATCCGATGGAAATGTGGCAGATCGACGGACTGGAATATCGATTGTTCGACCAGGACGCGACCAAGGCGATGATCTATCAGCTCATTGATGACGGCTCCCGATTCGACGTGGGTACGCGGTGCTTTGAGCAAATGGAGAACGCGCAAGATGCGATGGAAACGCTCAAGGCAGCGTTCGCGGAGTATGGGGTGCCGCAACAACTTCTCAGCGACAATGGTGGTGCTTTCAATCTTTCTCGGCAGGGCCTGGTGAACCAGACTGAAATATTCTTGGCTAGCGTGGGCTGCGAAGCGATTACGGGCCGGTTCAGTCATCCGCAAACGCAAGGCAAGAACGAACGCAGCCATAATACGTTGACCCGGTTCCTCGACGCGCATGCACCACATAACCTGGCGGAGCTTTCCACGTTGTTGGAGCAGTATCGGAATCACTATAACCACCGTCGGCGCCACCAGGCGCTGAAAGTGGGGCACACGTATCTGACGCCTGCTCAAGCGTGGGAAGCCGGTGATCATCGTGGTTCGGATGGCGTGGCCATCGATATTGCCCGGATACAGGCCAAAGCCCAGTCGTACTTGGACAAGGCTCTGGCCGTGAAAGCCGATTTGGTTCCGGAGGGCGTAGTGGATGATGGGCTTCAGGTGTTGGGACGTACGAAGGTTGAAAACTACACCGGTAGCCCCAGCGTACTGACGGATCAACGCGATGATGTGATCCAGATTCGACGGACGAATCCGCAGATCTATTTTCGTGGCCGTGTTTTCAAGGTGCCAGCTCACCTGATCGGTGAATACCAGCTGGTCTTGAGCAAGGATGCTTATACGCTTTACAGCACTGTTGATGGTGAGCAATCACTGTCATTTCCGTTACCGGTCAGGCTGCATTCCAGTGCGCGTTTGGTGCCGTTGTGGCAGGTGTATGGAGCCCGGATCAGGGATCCGAAGCCGGCCTGGACTCAGAAGCGGATCGAGTATGAGGACATCTACTATTCGTCTGACGTCGCCGTTTCCTAG
- a CDS encoding transcriptional regulator yields MADFASSTLRDSHTGDVCAATGAVSVMELQRALFSPPRFKTLGFLVQVEESDYPSIQEFTGLSISDISRAVGFLDEHDLVHVSKERNGRYPVTVVSASEAGRAEFRLLLKDLKKYGPGLE; encoded by the coding sequence ATGGCCGATTTTGCCAGTAGCACTCTACGGGATTCTCATACTGGTGATGTTTGCGCCGCGACGGGTGCGGTAAGCGTCATGGAGCTGCAACGTGCACTTTTCTCACCCCCTCGATTCAAGACCTTGGGATTCTTGGTGCAGGTAGAGGAGTCAGATTACCCCTCGATTCAAGAATTTACAGGTCTGTCCATTTCGGATATATCGCGTGCAGTTGGCTTTTTAGATGAGCACGATTTAGTGCATGTGAGCAAGGAGCGGAACGGCCGCTACCCTGTAACCGTGGTCAGCGCCTCTGAAGCCGGTAGGGCAGAGTTTCGACTACTCCTCAAAGACCTCAAGAAATATGGGCCAGGCTTGGAATAA
- a CDS encoding DUF6069 family protein, with the protein MTAQGQPNSPFNFIQVIIGALGTSYLNVIIFFLAGAAGASRRIGPNPTDVVAFDHLLQFTLIPILFFGLVVFLIGRANKGICKIAQWIGLAIAVVSIAFPIMNAADAATAVGLSLIHIVTGIGWFFSVHYGNNKLHVPSKDVALA; encoded by the coding sequence ATGACGGCTCAGGGACAGCCCAACAGCCCATTCAATTTCATCCAGGTGATTATCGGGGCGCTGGGCACCAGCTACCTGAACGTCATCATTTTCTTCCTGGCTGGCGCCGCTGGGGCATCCCGCAGGATCGGACCTAATCCAACCGATGTTGTCGCTTTTGACCACCTGCTGCAGTTCACGTTGATCCCAATCCTGTTCTTCGGCCTGGTGGTCTTCCTGATCGGACGGGCAAACAAGGGCATCTGCAAGATCGCGCAGTGGATTGGCCTGGCCATCGCTGTCGTGTCGATCGCCTTCCCGATCATGAACGCAGCGGATGCCGCTACCGCCGTGGGCCTGAGCCTGATCCATATCGTGACCGGTATCGGCTGGTTCTTCTCCGTGCACTACGGCAACAATAAGCTGCACGTTCCTTCCAAGGACGTTGCGCTCGCCTGA
- a CDS encoding DUF6069 family protein, producing the protein MQADVRFKMPFNFAQVVIAAFGAMSLSVLAYFIARVIGASMEYSGGLFQNLDFIHIVRFTAPPILVLGFLTFLIGRAKPGFCRIAQVIGVAAVLASAVVQWFFAEDWGTALTVTLMHLVVAASWYVAVNYSNRKFNEIAELDGLRNSQRSA; encoded by the coding sequence ATGCAGGCTGACGTTAGATTCAAGATGCCGTTCAATTTCGCCCAGGTGGTGATTGCGGCTTTCGGAGCCATGTCGCTGAGCGTCTTGGCCTATTTCATTGCCAGGGTCATTGGCGCATCCATGGAGTACTCCGGCGGCTTGTTCCAGAACCTGGACTTCATCCACATCGTGCGTTTCACCGCCCCGCCGATTCTCGTTCTCGGGTTCCTGACCTTCTTGATCGGCCGGGCCAAGCCGGGATTCTGCCGTATCGCCCAGGTGATCGGCGTTGCGGCCGTTCTGGCCTCTGCCGTGGTGCAGTGGTTCTTCGCCGAGGACTGGGGGACCGCATTGACGGTGACGCTTATGCACCTGGTGGTCGCGGCGTCCTGGTATGTCGCGGTGAACTACTCGAATAGGAAGTTCAACGAGATCGCGGAACTGGACGGGCTGCGAAACTCGCAAAGGAGCGCCTGA
- a CDS encoding GtrA family protein yields the protein MLVLGGYTLNPEEPVNYALKFTVLLEHPTTAFLIANSVATVVSFILTRQFTFQDRNTSKRKRFQAPAFLCISIAAIAINTAPLYISRWVLGWHYPLVSYFEQEVSDFISGPIVGTLLAMLFRWWALHKFVFPVPSDQLEKTKGLV from the coding sequence GTGTTGGTTTTAGGTGGCTACACTCTCAATCCTGAAGAGCCAGTTAACTATGCTTTGAAATTCACAGTGCTCCTCGAACACCCAACCACTGCTTTCCTGATAGCAAATTCAGTTGCTACGGTCGTATCGTTTATACTTACGCGGCAATTCACCTTTCAAGATAGGAACACATCTAAGCGTAAACGATTCCAAGCTCCAGCTTTTTTATGTATTTCGATTGCAGCAATTGCAATAAATACAGCACCCTTGTATATCTCCAGGTGGGTGCTAGGGTGGCACTACCCTCTGGTCTCATACTTCGAACAGGAAGTCTCAGATTTCATCTCGGGACCGATCGTTGGGACTCTACTCGCGATGCTCTTCCGCTGGTGGGCGTTGCACAAGTTTGTCTTTCCTGTTCCAAGTGACCAATTGGAAAAAACGAAAGGGCTGGTATGA
- a CDS encoding MFS transporter gives MFGTTCVNTFLAAYGQQQGLGNVGIFFVASGVALAISRLLMGWLRRRMSLTAIVCFGVLFSAGSMALIYFSASMAMLIIAGACFGLGAGVVSPAMNSISVLSAKPEARGRASATYFFALDVSTAVGAWVLGLVASAYSLREVFAVSGVLVLGALLLILWLHCTQRLPRKGF, from the coding sequence ATGTTCGGCACGACCTGCGTGAACACCTTCTTGGCCGCTTATGGGCAACAGCAAGGGCTGGGCAACGTGGGGATATTCTTCGTCGCCAGCGGTGTTGCGTTGGCGATCTCCCGTTTGCTCATGGGGTGGTTGCGCCGTCGTATGTCGCTGACTGCGATCGTGTGCTTCGGCGTGCTGTTCTCGGCCGGCTCGATGGCGCTGATCTACTTTTCGGCCTCCATGGCCATGCTCATTATCGCCGGGGCCTGCTTTGGCCTCGGCGCTGGCGTGGTCAGCCCGGCGATGAATTCAATTTCGGTACTCAGCGCTAAACCGGAAGCCCGCGGCAGGGCCAGCGCCACGTACTTCTTCGCTTTGGATGTGAGCACCGCCGTGGGCGCATGGGTCTTGGGCCTGGTTGCCTCCGCTTACTCGCTACGCGAGGTCTTTGCCGTTTCGGGTGTTTTGGTGCTTGGCGCCCTGTTGCTGATCCTGTGGTTGCACTGCACCCAGCGCCTGCCGCGGAAAGGTTTTTAG
- a CDS encoding MFS transporter: MRLNSPKPLRIHRAWLVAIVTTLALVATAAFRSTTGAFFEPLESEFGWLRSQLSTAVTINLVVYGLAAPFAATLLERYSMRKVAAIALVLVASGAGLSVFISQVWQLWVLWGVLVGLGTGAMALVFGSVVANRWFSERRGLVMGIFSGANATGQLVFLPSIVVIIEQYSWRIAALVVAVFAVLIIPLLRWPFANSPAEAGVLPYGGAGAAAPPEAEPRQGSMAAATLKALFSASCYPAFWVLALTFWICGWSTNGLVQTHFIPAAHDHGMPATTASGLLALVGIFDILGTVFSGWLTDRVRPWLLLAVYYALRGLSLMFLHSLMGPTVEPLMWIFIVFYGLDWVATVPPTVVLCRQYFGPVKATVVFGWVFAFHMIGAGAGSLTAGLSRETTGSYLAAWITAAVLCLAAAVSLLFLPRMRKAYEDPQLEQVGV; encoded by the coding sequence GTGCGATTGAACTCCCCGAAGCCATTGCGGATCCATCGAGCCTGGCTGGTCGCCATCGTGACCACGCTGGCGCTTGTCGCCACGGCGGCGTTCCGCTCGACCACCGGCGCGTTCTTTGAACCACTTGAATCCGAATTCGGCTGGCTCCGCTCCCAGTTATCGACCGCAGTGACCATCAACCTGGTGGTCTACGGCCTGGCAGCGCCTTTCGCCGCGACCTTGCTGGAACGCTATTCCATGCGCAAGGTGGCTGCGATCGCCCTGGTCCTGGTGGCCTCGGGGGCCGGATTATCGGTATTCATCAGCCAAGTCTGGCAGTTGTGGGTACTGTGGGGCGTGCTGGTTGGGCTGGGCACCGGAGCGATGGCGCTGGTTTTCGGATCGGTAGTGGCCAACCGCTGGTTCTCCGAGCGCCGGGGCCTGGTGATGGGCATCTTTTCCGGCGCGAATGCCACCGGCCAGCTGGTATTCCTGCCAAGCATCGTGGTGATCATCGAGCAGTACTCCTGGCGGATCGCGGCCCTGGTAGTTGCCGTCTTCGCGGTGCTGATCATCCCGTTGCTGCGCTGGCCCTTCGCCAATTCCCCTGCCGAAGCCGGTGTGCTGCCCTACGGCGGGGCCGGAGCTGCAGCCCCGCCGGAGGCCGAACCCCGGCAGGGTTCGATGGCCGCCGCGACGCTCAAAGCCCTGTTCTCGGCCTCGTGCTACCCGGCATTCTGGGTCTTGGCGCTGACCTTCTGGATCTGCGGCTGGTCAACCAATGGCCTGGTGCAGACGCACTTCATTCCGGCAGCGCATGATCATGGCATGCCGGCCACGACCGCGTCCGGGCTCCTGGCGCTGGTTGGCATTTTCGATATCCTCGGCACCGTGTTCTCCGGGTGGCTGACCGACCGTGTACGCCCGTGGCTGCTGCTTGCGGTGTACTACGCGTTGCGCGGACTCTCGCTGATGTTCCTGCACTCGCTGATGGGTCCAACCGTCGAGCCGCTGATGTGGATCTTCATTGTCTTCTACGGTTTGGACTGGGTGGCCACCGTGCCTCCCACGGTGGTGCTCTGCCGCCAGTACTTCGGTCCGGTTAAAGCCACCGTGGTCTTCGGCTGGGTCTTCGCCTTCCACATGATCGGCGCCGGCGCAGGCTCGCTGACCGCAGGGCTGTCGCGGGAAACCACCGGCAGCTACCTGGCCGCGTGGATTACCGCTGCGGTGCTGTGCCTTGCGGCAGCCGTCAGTCTGCTGTTCTTGCCGCGCATGCGCAAAGCCTACGAGGATCCGCAGCTCGAACAAGTCGGGGTGTAA
- a CDS encoding ISL3-like element ISAar20 family transposase, whose protein sequence is MLNSTFTEPDLTTFTGLDGLGLTAIGQYLGAAKAEILCHVTTPNPWCRTCGGEGTPRDTVTRRLAHQPFGWRPTVLVIKHRRYRCGHCQRVWREDLSRAAPERQKISRTGLAWALNGLVCQHLSVSRIAEGLGVTWNTANDAVLAEGQRLLIDDPARFSGVKVLGVDEHVWRHTRTGDKYVTVIVDLTAVRDGTGTARLLDMVPGRSKAVFKTWLAGQDDQWKQGIDVVAMDGFTGFKTAAAEELPHAVEVLDPFHVVKLGSEALDQTRQRVQRGQHGRRGRKDDPLYKCRRILTTGLSLATDKQKAKLEDLFTAPEYEPVQLVWSVYQKMVDAYRQPKPEIGRWALEQLINGVGSKVPKGLPELKKLGGTLRRRKTDILAYFDHVGSSNGPTEALNGRLEHLRGIALGFKNLTHYIARSLLETGGFRPWLHSQS, encoded by the coding sequence TTGCTCAATTCTACCTTCACCGAACCAGACCTCACCACTTTCACCGGACTTGATGGCTTAGGACTCACCGCAATTGGGCAGTACCTGGGCGCAGCGAAAGCCGAGATCCTCTGCCACGTCACCACCCCGAACCCGTGGTGCCGCACCTGCGGGGGCGAAGGAACACCGAGGGATACCGTCACCCGCAGACTTGCCCACCAACCCTTCGGTTGGCGTCCGACCGTCCTGGTCATCAAACACCGACGCTACCGCTGCGGCCACTGCCAACGGGTGTGGCGTGAAGATCTGTCCAGAGCTGCACCGGAACGCCAGAAAATCAGCAGGACCGGCCTGGCCTGGGCCTTGAACGGTTTGGTCTGCCAACACCTCTCCGTCTCACGGATCGCCGAAGGCCTCGGCGTCACTTGGAATACCGCCAACGACGCAGTGCTGGCTGAAGGCCAACGCCTGCTGATCGATGACCCTGCACGGTTTTCCGGCGTCAAGGTCTTAGGCGTAGACGAACACGTATGGAGGCATACCCGCACCGGCGACAAATACGTCACCGTCATCGTGGATCTCACCGCCGTGCGCGATGGCACCGGCACCGCACGCCTGCTGGATATGGTTCCAGGAAGGTCCAAAGCCGTATTCAAGACCTGGCTGGCCGGACAAGACGACCAGTGGAAGCAGGGCATTGACGTGGTCGCGATGGACGGGTTCACCGGCTTCAAAACCGCAGCTGCCGAAGAGCTTCCCCACGCGGTGGAGGTCTTGGATCCGTTCCATGTCGTCAAATTGGGTTCCGAGGCCCTGGATCAAACCCGGCAGCGGGTCCAGCGCGGACAGCATGGCCGGCGGGGACGCAAGGATGACCCGCTGTATAAGTGCCGTCGGATCTTGACCACGGGGCTGTCCTTAGCCACTGACAAGCAGAAAGCCAAGCTTGAGGACCTTTTTACGGCGCCGGAGTATGAGCCGGTTCAACTGGTCTGGAGCGTGTATCAAAAGATGGTGGATGCCTACCGGCAACCGAAACCAGAGATCGGGCGGTGGGCGTTGGAGCAACTGATCAACGGGGTTGGCTCAAAGGTCCCGAAGGGGTTGCCGGAGCTGAAGAAGCTCGGTGGCACCCTGCGGCGGAGGAAGACGGACATCCTCGCGTATTTTGACCACGTCGGCAGTTCAAATGGGCCTACTGAAGCCCTCAATGGCCGGTTAGAGCATTTGCGGGGTATCGCGTTGGGGTTCAAGAATCTGACGCACTATATCGCACGGTCGTTGCTGGAGACTGGCGGGTTTAGGCCTTGGTTACACTCTCAATCCTGA
- a CDS encoding MFS transporter, with translation MYSRTFFALMLSNASLRVATMMLVALVPLYAFDLGLSPAEVGLTSTLYFATAALSRPLAGWLVDAKGRWMAMLLGASFFTIGTGLHLLSLPVRHFLALRALQGAGFSLKRRKGHLNWENSGI, from the coding sequence TTGTATAGCCGGACCTTTTTCGCGCTGATGCTCTCGAATGCGAGCCTGCGCGTAGCCACCATGATGCTGGTGGCCCTGGTCCCGCTGTACGCCTTTGACCTTGGCCTGTCACCCGCCGAAGTTGGCTTGACCTCCACCTTGTACTTTGCAACCGCGGCGCTGTCCCGCCCGCTGGCCGGCTGGCTGGTTGATGCCAAGGGGCGTTGGATGGCCATGCTGCTCGGTGCCAGCTTCTTTACGATTGGCACCGGCCTGCATCTGCTGTCCTTGCCGGTGCGGCACTTCTTGGCTCTGCGCGCATTGCAAGGCGCTGGCTTCAGCTTGAAAAGACGAAAAGGTCATCTGAACTGGGAAAATAGTGGTATCTAA